In Streptomyces seoulensis, the following are encoded in one genomic region:
- the ilvA gene encoding threonine ammonia-lyase, translating to MNYRTAHPLRSVTLDDVRGAQKMLSGVARTTALESSRHLSRTVGAPVHLKCENLQRTGSFKLRGAYVRIAGLLPEERAAGVVAASAGNHAQGVALASSLLGVHSTVFMPQGAPLPKVSATREYGAEVRLHGQVVDEALSAAEEYAARTGAVFIHPFDHPDIIAGQGTVGLEILEQCPEVGTILVGMGGGGLAAGIAVAVKSVRPDVRIIGVQAEGAAAFPPSLAAGHPVTVGSPATMADGIKVGTPGAVPFGIVQELVDEVRTVSEDQLSAALLLCLERAKLVVEPAAASPVAALLADPGGFAGPVVSVLSGGNVDPVLMQRVLRHGMAAQGRYLAVRLRLTDRPGALATLLGVLSAADANVLDVSHIRTDPRLGLSEAEVELHLETQGPTHRTEVTDALRESGYVIID from the coding sequence ATGAACTACCGCACGGCCCACCCCTTGCGCTCCGTGACCCTCGACGACGTGCGCGGGGCGCAGAAGATGCTCTCGGGGGTGGCCCGTACGACCGCCCTGGAGAGCAGCAGACACCTCTCCCGCACGGTGGGCGCGCCGGTGCACCTGAAGTGCGAGAACCTTCAGCGGACGGGCTCGTTCAAACTCCGCGGCGCCTATGTGCGCATCGCCGGGCTGCTGCCGGAGGAGCGGGCCGCCGGAGTGGTCGCCGCGAGCGCCGGCAACCACGCCCAGGGCGTCGCGCTCGCCTCCTCCCTGCTGGGCGTGCACTCCACCGTGTTCATGCCGCAGGGCGCCCCGCTGCCCAAGGTCAGCGCCACCCGCGAGTACGGCGCCGAGGTGCGGCTGCACGGCCAGGTCGTGGACGAGGCGCTCTCGGCGGCCGAGGAGTACGCGGCCAGGACGGGCGCGGTGTTCATCCACCCCTTCGACCACCCCGACATCATCGCGGGCCAGGGCACGGTCGGGCTGGAGATCCTGGAGCAGTGCCCGGAGGTCGGCACGATCCTCGTCGGCATGGGCGGCGGCGGCCTCGCGGCCGGGATCGCGGTGGCGGTGAAGTCGGTACGGCCCGACGTGCGGATCATCGGTGTGCAGGCCGAGGGCGCCGCCGCCTTCCCGCCCTCGCTGGCCGCCGGGCACCCGGTGACCGTGGGCAGCCCCGCGACCATGGCCGACGGGATCAAGGTCGGTACGCCCGGCGCGGTGCCGTTCGGCATCGTCCAGGAGCTGGTCGACGAGGTGCGCACGGTCAGCGAGGACCAGCTCTCGGCCGCGCTGCTGCTGTGCCTGGAGCGGGCCAAGCTGGTGGTGGAACCGGCGGCCGCCAGCCCGGTCGCCGCGCTGCTGGCCGACCCGGGCGGCTTCGCCGGGCCGGTGGTGTCGGTGCTGTCCGGCGGCAATGTCGACCCGGTGCTGATGCAGCGGGTGCTGCGGCACGGCATGGCCGCGCAGGGGCGCTACCTCGCGGTCCGGCTGCGGCTCACCGACCGCCCCGGCGCGCTGGCCACCCTGCTCGGCGTGCTCTCGGCGGCCGATGCCAACGTGCTCGACGTCAGCCACATCCGCACCGACCCGCGCCTCGGCCTCAGCGAGGCGGAGGTGGAACTCCACCTGGAGACCCAGGGCCCCACCCACCGCACCGAAGTCACCGACGCGCTGCGGGAGTCGGGGTACGTGATCATCGACTGA
- a CDS encoding ATP-binding cassette domain-containing protein, with amino-acid sequence MPGAIHAEGLVKTFGDVRALDGVDLDVPEGTVLGLLGPNGAGKTTTVRCLTTLLRPDSGRAVVAGVDVLKHPDTVRRSIGLSGQFAAVDEYLTGRENLQMVGRLYQMRGKAAKERAAELLEQFHLADAADRPAKTYSGGMRRRLDLAAALVVSPPVMFMDEPTTGLDPRNRQQLWEVIQQLVSGGTTLLLTTQYLEEADHLAHDIAVVDHGRVIAQGTSDQLKARTGGERVEVVVHERDRIASTAEVLRALGKGETTIDQHTRKLTVPVTGGAKLLAEVIRELDGRGIEIDDIALRRPTLDDVFLSLTGHTAEARPGTAEDTGNTTDTTDTTDTEGAVK; translated from the coding sequence ATGCCGGGCGCCATCCATGCCGAGGGTCTGGTGAAGACCTTCGGGGACGTAAGGGCACTGGACGGCGTCGACCTCGACGTGCCCGAGGGGACGGTCCTGGGGCTGCTCGGGCCGAACGGCGCGGGCAAGACGACGACCGTCCGTTGTCTGACCACGCTGCTGCGCCCCGACAGCGGCCGTGCGGTCGTCGCGGGTGTGGACGTGCTCAAGCATCCCGACACCGTCCGCCGCTCCATCGGCCTGTCCGGCCAGTTCGCGGCGGTCGACGAGTATCTGACCGGCCGGGAGAACCTCCAGATGGTCGGCCGGCTCTACCAGATGCGCGGCAAGGCGGCGAAGGAGCGCGCGGCCGAGCTGCTGGAGCAGTTCCACCTCGCCGACGCCGCCGACCGCCCCGCCAAGACGTACTCCGGCGGCATGCGCCGCAGGCTCGACCTCGCCGCCGCCCTCGTGGTCTCGCCGCCCGTGATGTTCATGGACGAACCCACGACCGGCCTCGACCCGCGCAACCGCCAGCAGCTCTGGGAGGTCATCCAGCAGCTCGTCTCCGGCGGCACCACCCTGCTGCTGACCACGCAGTACCTGGAGGAGGCCGACCACCTCGCGCACGACATCGCCGTGGTCGACCACGGCCGGGTCATCGCCCAGGGCACCTCCGACCAGCTCAAGGCCCGCACCGGCGGGGAGCGCGTCGAGGTCGTGGTGCACGAGCGGGACCGGATCGCGTCCACCGCCGAGGTGCTGCGGGCCCTCGGCAAGGGCGAGACCACCATCGACCAGCACACCCGCAAGCTCACCGTCCCCGTCACCGGCGGCGCCAAGCTGCTGGCGGAGGTCATCCGGGAGCTGGACGGCCGGGGCATCGAGATAGACGACATCGCGCTGCGCCGCCCCACCCTCGACGACGTGTTCCTCTCCCTGACCGGACACACCGCCGAGGCCCGGCCGGGCACCGCCGAGGACACCGGGAACACCACCGACACCACCGACACCACCGACACCGAGGGGGCCGTGAAGTGA
- a CDS encoding ABC transporter permease has translation MSAVSESARTVAPANPFSRAVRDSLIVAQRNLIRMVRIPEVVIFGLIQPIMFVVLFTYVFGGSMKIGGSTSATAYTNFLMAGIFAQTVTFATAGAGAGIADDMHKGLVDRFRSLPMARGAVLTGRTLADLVQTALTLLVLAGVALLVGWRVGSNGDTNALKVLAAFGLLLLLGYAFTWIGALIGLSVRTPEAATSGGLVWLFPVTFLSNAFVDTGNMTPWLRHIADWNPFSATVEAARVLFANPGASTSTAWPMQHPVWASLIYSILIVLVFRTLAVRKYRSATA, from the coding sequence GTGAGTGCCGTCAGCGAGAGCGCGCGCACCGTGGCGCCCGCCAACCCCTTCAGCAGAGCCGTCCGCGACTCACTGATCGTGGCGCAGCGGAACCTCATCCGCATGGTCCGGATTCCCGAGGTGGTCATCTTCGGGCTGATCCAGCCGATCATGTTCGTGGTGCTGTTCACCTATGTCTTCGGCGGCTCCATGAAGATCGGCGGCAGCACCAGCGCCACCGCCTACACCAACTTCCTGATGGCCGGGATCTTCGCCCAGACCGTCACCTTCGCCACCGCGGGCGCCGGCGCGGGCATCGCCGACGACATGCACAAGGGCCTGGTGGACCGCTTCCGCTCGCTGCCCATGGCGCGTGGCGCGGTGCTGACCGGGCGCACCCTGGCCGATCTGGTGCAGACCGCGCTCACCCTGCTCGTGCTGGCCGGGGTCGCCCTGCTGGTCGGCTGGCGGGTGGGGTCCAACGGCGACACCAACGCCCTGAAGGTGCTCGCCGCCTTCGGCCTGCTGCTCCTGCTCGGGTACGCGTTCACCTGGATCGGCGCCCTCATCGGGCTCTCCGTCCGCACCCCGGAGGCGGCCACCTCCGGCGGCCTGGTCTGGCTGTTCCCGGTGACCTTCCTGTCCAACGCGTTCGTGGACACCGGCAACATGACCCCGTGGCTGCGGCACATCGCGGACTGGAACCCGTTCAGCGCCACCGTCGAGGCGGCCCGGGTGCTGTTCGCCAACCCCGGCGCCTCCACCTCCACCGCCTGGCCCATGCAGCACCCGGTCTGGGCGTCGCTGATCTACTCGATACTCATCGTGCTGGTCTTCCGCACCCTGGCGGTCCGCAAGTACCGCTCCGCCACCGCCTGA
- the greA gene encoding transcription elongation factor GreA: protein MTQTSENVTWLTQEAYNKLKDELEYLTGPARTEIAAKIAAAREEGDLRENGGYHAAKEEQGKQELRVRQLTQLLENAQVGEAPASDDGTVAPGMVVTIAFDGDEDDTMTFLLASREYASSDVETYSPQSPLGSGVIGHKVGENAQYELPNGKKATVKILKAEPYSG from the coding sequence GTGACCCAGACCAGCGAGAACGTCACCTGGCTGACCCAGGAGGCGTACAACAAGCTCAAGGACGAGCTTGAGTACCTTACTGGTCCTGCGCGCACGGAGATCGCGGCCAAGATCGCGGCTGCGCGCGAGGAGGGCGACCTGCGCGAGAACGGCGGGTACCACGCGGCCAAGGAGGAGCAGGGCAAGCAGGAGCTGCGCGTGCGCCAGCTCACCCAGCTCCTGGAGAACGCCCAGGTGGGCGAGGCCCCTGCCTCCGACGACGGGACCGTCGCCCCGGGCATGGTCGTCACGATCGCCTTCGACGGCGACGAGGACGACACGATGACCTTCCTGCTCGCCTCCCGTGAGTACGCCAGCTCCGATGTCGAGACGTACTCGCCGCAGTCCCCGCTCGGCTCGGGCGTGATCGGCCACAAGGTCGGCGAGAACGCGCAGTACGAGCTGCCGAACGGCAAGAAGGCCACGGTGAAGATCCTGAAGGCCGAGCCGTACTCGGGCTGA
- a CDS encoding DUF4307 domain-containing protein: MATASTRLPEGRYGRSSDERADHRLKILGAVLGAALLALVGYFAYHYVAKNEISAQVITFQASDHAVRVHLEVHRDAGVDGYCTLRSQSADGTEVGRADFRFSGPDTRVDKVVTLRTTAKGGTAELLGCHAG; this comes from the coding sequence ATGGCTACGGCGAGCACGCGGCTGCCCGAGGGCCGCTACGGCCGCTCCTCGGACGAGCGTGCCGACCACCGGCTCAAGATCCTCGGCGCGGTACTGGGCGCGGCCCTGCTCGCACTGGTCGGCTACTTCGCCTACCACTACGTGGCCAAGAACGAGATCAGCGCCCAGGTCATCACCTTCCAGGCCAGTGACCACGCGGTCCGGGTGCACCTGGAGGTCCACCGGGACGCCGGTGTCGACGGCTACTGCACGCTGCGCTCCCAGTCGGCCGACGGGACCGAGGTCGGCCGGGCCGACTTCCGCTTCTCCGGGCCGGACACCCGGGTCGACAAGGTCGTCACGCTCCGTACGACCGCCAAGGGCGGCACCGCCGAACTGCTGGGCTGCCACGCGGGCTGA
- the mca gene encoding mycothiol conjugate amidase Mca produces the protein MTDQLRLMAVHAHPDDESSKGAATMAKYVSDGVDVLVVTCTGGERGSILNPKLQGDAYIEEHIHEVRKKEMDEAREILGVKQEWLGFVDSGLPEGDPLPPLPEGCFALEDVEKAAGELVRKIRAFRPQVITTYDENGGYPHPDHIMTHKISMVAFEGAADTEKYPEAEFGPAYQPQKLYYNQGFNRPRTEALHQAMLDSGLESPYADWLKRWKEFERVERTLTTHVPCADFFEIRDKALIAHATQIDPDGGWFKVPMELQKKVWPTEEYELAKSLVDTSLPEDDLFAGIRDNA, from the coding sequence TTGACTGACCAGCTGCGACTGATGGCCGTCCACGCGCACCCCGACGACGAGTCGAGCAAGGGCGCGGCCACCATGGCGAAGTACGTGTCCGACGGGGTGGACGTGCTGGTGGTGACCTGCACCGGTGGAGAGCGCGGGTCCATCCTCAACCCCAAGCTCCAGGGCGACGCGTACATCGAGGAGCACATCCACGAGGTGCGCAAGAAGGAGATGGACGAGGCCCGCGAGATCCTCGGGGTCAAGCAGGAGTGGCTCGGCTTCGTCGACTCCGGCCTGCCCGAGGGCGACCCGCTGCCGCCGCTGCCCGAGGGCTGCTTCGCGCTGGAGGACGTCGAGAAGGCGGCCGGCGAGCTGGTCCGCAAGATCCGCGCGTTCCGCCCGCAGGTGATCACCACCTACGACGAGAACGGCGGCTACCCGCACCCCGACCACATCATGACCCATAAGATCTCGATGGTGGCGTTCGAGGGCGCGGCGGACACCGAGAAGTACCCGGAGGCCGAGTTCGGCCCCGCCTACCAGCCGCAGAAGCTGTACTACAACCAGGGCTTCAACCGCCCCCGCACCGAAGCCCTGCACCAGGCGATGCTCGACAGCGGGCTGGAGTCGCCGTACGCGGACTGGCTCAAGCGCTGGAAGGAGTTCGAGCGGGTCGAGCGCACGCTCACCACGCACGTTCCCTGCGCGGACTTCTTCGAGATCCGGGACAAGGCGCTGATCGCGCACGCCACCCAGATCGACCCCGACGGCGGCTGGTTCAAGGTCCCGATGGAGCTCCAGAAGAAGGTCTGGCCCACCGAGGAGTACGAGCTGGCGAAGTCCCTCGTGGACACCTCCCTCCCCGAGGACGACCTCTTCG